The Theileria orientalis strain Shintoku DNA, chromosome 2, complete genome genome has a window encoding:
- a CDS encoding 50S ribosomal protein L24: protein MSKYFRANQQAFQQIKNRKVPNRNYFLHFSKYNSIPKFITEKGQPRRVDLAKCLNMQVGDLVQVLHGQDKDRQGVILKIFNRKNQAIVENCNMRETFWNPSFDGKKPSLITQEMPIHITNISLVDPVMKKPTIVKRRYMMNGECVRICKLSGSSLPEPAKVTWNQYKKPPKRQTPVKEIYAQKDYENFNLLTRLAKKIKEKKILALLSDKKQEVKVE, encoded by the exons ATGTCAAAATACTTTAGGGCAAACCAGCAGGCCTTTCAGCAAATAAAGAACCGGAAGGTGCCAAACAGGAATTATTTCCTACACTTCTCGAAATATAACTCAATACCGAAGTTCATAACGGAAAAGGGGCAACCGAGGAGAGTGGACCTGGCAAAATGCCTGAATATGCAAGTCGGAGACCTGGTTCAGGTGCTGCACGGACAAGATAAGGATCGACAGGGGGTAATActgaaaatattcaataGGAAGAACCAAGCGATAGTGGAAAACTGCAACATG AGAGAAACGTTCTGGAATCCGTCCTTCGATGGGAAGAAGCCAAGTCTGATAACTCAGGAGATGCCAATCCATATCACAAATATATCCCTAGTGGACCCAGTAATGAA GAAGCCAACAATAGtaaaaagaagatataTGATGAACGGAGAGTGTGTAAGAATATGTAAGCTTTCAG GATCATCCTTGCCTGAACCAGCAAAAGTAACCTGGAACCAGTACAAGAAGCCGCCAAAACGACAAACACCAGTAAAG GAAATATACGCTCAAAAGGACTATGAGAATTTTAATCTGCTAACAAGATTGGCAAAAAAGATcaaggaaaagaagattCTGGCTCTGCTGAGTGATAAGAAGCAGGAAGTAAAAGTGGAATAA